From Butyrivibrio proteoclasticus B316, the proteins below share one genomic window:
- a CDS encoding alpha/beta hydrolase — MKIQRSFKYKFLLGLCRLVRLQRVMELPPEKAQKLFRKAYKGVVIPKMHDEQFDIKAEQILGSTCLWYRDKKKNDRACIYLIGGGMLNYPKPAQAKEVLKLAKETEVDFVLPYYPLVHTGNTLTDVYEMIYALYKEMLKTYSHENIYFLGGSSGANLALGLISYINDKGEGLPMPGKVYAGSSGSLLITDDEKKKADELDKTDVIMSQKATLSVWKGMTGGKKVADYMESLQLGDYTGLKDVYLTFGGDEVFTAAADSIKARLEQYGVNVSMEVEPGMYHCYAVIPLVKDAMPAYRRMIEYIKR; from the coding sequence ATGAAGATACAAAGGTCTTTTAAATACAAGTTTTTATTGGGACTGTGCAGGCTGGTTAGATTGCAGAGAGTTATGGAGCTTCCGCCTGAGAAGGCACAGAAGCTTTTCAGAAAAGCATATAAGGGAGTAGTTATCCCCAAAATGCACGATGAACAGTTTGACATAAAGGCTGAGCAGATACTTGGTTCCACATGTCTTTGGTATCGCGATAAAAAGAAAAATGACAGGGCATGCATATATCTCATCGGCGGAGGTATGCTGAACTATCCAAAGCCTGCTCAGGCAAAGGAAGTACTTAAACTTGCAAAGGAAACCGAAGTAGATTTTGTGCTTCCTTATTATCCTCTCGTTCACACGGGAAATACCCTAACAGATGTATACGAGATGATATATGCGTTATACAAAGAGATGTTAAAGACGTATTCACATGAAAATATATATTTCTTGGGAGGCTCCAGCGGAGCGAATCTGGCATTGGGACTTATTTCATACATCAATGATAAAGGCGAAGGTTTGCCGATGCCAGGCAAGGTTTACGCCGGTTCTTCGGGATCTCTGCTCATTACAGATGATGAAAAGAAAAAGGCAGATGAACTGGACAAAACGGATGTAATAATGAGTCAGAAGGCTACACTTTCTGTATGGAAAGGAATGACCGGCGGTAAAAAGGTTGCAGATTATATGGAGTCATTGCAGTTAGGAGATTATACAGGATTAAAGGATGTGTATCTCACTTTTGGTGGTGATGAAGTGTTTACAGCTGCGGCTGACTCTATCAAAGCAAGACTAGAGCAATACGGTGTTAATGTTTCTATGGAGGTTGAGCCTGGGATGTATCACTGTTATGCTGTCATACCACTTGTTAAGGATGCAATGCCAGCCTACAGGAGAATGATTGAATATATTAAGAGGTAA
- a CDS encoding P-loop ATPase, Sll1717 family: MSTKSIGKWETDAGRIVDFDKLGKFVYRNDIVNSFLDDPSKCFIIAAKGMGKTLLLSYKRFLLESDDSRSQLFIPNRHPYLSFVENITTTLSKEHINSLKDWEFCSRLWTFVIELCVISHADIDKKEFIDELPSRAEKHKEFLSDAISKKRSIDYIFNELIARGESTIQKIVNDCSNYVKEKYANLHQGMVIFFDRLDNALELSHDEIWTSIQVGLLEAAWNIMRTNPHTKVYLSIRQEAYASHRSRNSSAISSSVVKINYSPAELRTLVNHLVQYYEKVPTIEEFLGIDTFYNTIVYRDENVFEFMYRYSIGRPRDFVQICGELATKKDSYNTLKEKRKQLKLAVREVSSTSIIPSLFDEVRMLLKTLRTQELFDNFLKLIYSNIFTYDDLQDICKRFNEVNCVGECEMCRSDMHPFCDLYNMGLLGVVEKQPGEETITQKFKSPYEDFIHGLQGKYFLIHPALREYIKSLHNHKDKYRLDLGILVGDGLEWTEEDEKRFYINKWIREMQNPDYKQYCYSMFEQYVKGAPIAIKEENLLANGRVSLVDRKKKEAIKNYVLKGEFNMPKPITAFVSYAYDSPEHQENVISFVDMLLGMGIDATMDVKLKGKYPNIDEMMTYGLSLDKVIIVLSEEYKRKADEGVGGVWKEFQMIAADLEKHPLKYIFVSFDSLTNERSEKISPRRIGCRWIVDLEKGQNDNYSELISFITEKEEYDFRKVNPKSVQPGQKTIKPFGKK, translated from the coding sequence ATGAGTACGAAAAGTATTGGAAAATGGGAGACAGACGCTGGTAGGATTGTAGATTTTGATAAGCTGGGGAAATTTGTTTATCGAAATGATATTGTTAATTCTTTTTTAGATGATCCAAGCAAATGCTTTATTATCGCCGCAAAAGGTATGGGAAAAACACTTTTGTTGTCATATAAGCGATTCTTACTTGAAAGTGATGATTCTAGATCACAGTTATTTATTCCAAATCGACATCCTTATTTATCATTTGTTGAAAATATAACTACGACTCTTTCAAAAGAGCACATTAACAGCCTAAAGGATTGGGAGTTTTGTTCAAGACTATGGACGTTTGTTATTGAGTTGTGTGTGATTTCACACGCGGACATAGATAAAAAAGAGTTTATTGACGAATTGCCGTCAAGAGCAGAAAAGCATAAGGAGTTTTTGTCAGATGCAATCTCGAAAAAAAGATCTATTGACTATATTTTTAATGAGCTTATAGCTAGGGGCGAATCGACTATCCAGAAGATTGTGAATGATTGCTCTAATTATGTCAAAGAGAAATATGCAAATTTACATCAAGGGATGGTTATTTTTTTCGACCGTTTGGATAATGCGTTGGAATTATCCCATGATGAGATATGGACTTCAATTCAGGTTGGTCTGCTTGAGGCTGCTTGGAATATTATGCGTACAAATCCGCACACTAAAGTCTATTTATCAATTAGGCAAGAAGCATATGCCTCGCATCGTTCCAGAAACTCAAGTGCAATTTCATCATCAGTAGTAAAAATTAATTATTCGCCAGCTGAGTTAAGAACGCTTGTTAACCATTTAGTACAATATTATGAAAAAGTTCCGACTATAGAGGAATTTCTTGGAATAGACACTTTTTATAATACTATCGTTTACAGAGATGAAAATGTGTTTGAATTTATGTACAGGTATTCTATTGGAAGACCGCGTGATTTCGTTCAGATATGTGGAGAGCTAGCAACGAAAAAAGATAGTTATAATACTCTCAAAGAAAAGAGAAAGCAATTAAAGCTAGCAGTCAGAGAGGTGTCATCTACCAGCATCATTCCTAGTTTATTTGATGAGGTAAGGATGCTTTTGAAAACACTTAGGACACAAGAGCTTTTTGATAACTTTTTGAAACTCATCTATTCTAATATTTTTACTTATGATGACTTGCAAGATATTTGCAAAAGGTTTAATGAAGTAAACTGTGTGGGTGAGTGTGAGATGTGCCGTTCTGATATGCATCCATTTTGCGATTTATACAATATGGGGCTTTTAGGCGTTGTAGAAAAACAGCCAGGAGAAGAAACAATCACACAGAAATTTAAGAGTCCATATGAAGACTTTATACATGGACTTCAGGGAAAATATTTTTTAATACATCCAGCATTAAGGGAATATATAAAGAGTCTACATAATCATAAGGATAAATACAGGCTTGATCTGGGTATTCTTGTTGGTGATGGACTGGAATGGACAGAAGAAGATGAAAAAAGGTTTTATATAAACAAGTGGATCCGTGAAATGCAGAACCCAGACTATAAACAATACTGTTATTCAATGTTTGAACAGTATGTAAAGGGTGCGCCAATTGCTATTAAAGAAGAAAACTTGTTGGCTAATGGTAGGGTTTCATTAGTTGATAGAAAAAAGAAGGAAGCAATCAAAAATTATGTATTGAAAGGGGAATTCAATATGCCAAAACCAATAACAGCTTTTGTCAGCTATGCGTATGACAGTCCTGAACACCAGGAGAATGTAATCAGTTTCGTTGATATGCTTCTAGGAATGGGAATAGATGCAACTATGGATGTTAAACTTAAAGGGAAATATCCCAATATAGATGAAATGATGACTTATGGACTGTCGCTTGACAAAGTAATCATCGTTCTTTCCGAAGAATATAAGAGAAAGGCTGATGAAGGAGTTGGCGGTGTGTGGAAGGAATTTCAGATGATTGCAGCCGATTTAGAAAAGCATCCGCTGAAATATATTTTTGTTAGCTTTGATTCGTTAACAAACGAACGATCAGAAAAAATATCTCCAAGGCGTATAGGATGTCGATGGATTGTAGATCTAGAGAAGGGACAGAACGATAATTATAGTGAGCTGATCTCGTTCATTACAGAAAAAGAAGAATATGACTTTAGAAAAGTAAATCCGAAGTCTGTACAGCCAGGGCAGAAAACCATTAAACCATTTGGCAAAAAGTAG
- a CDS encoding NlpC/P60 family protein yields MHKRIIAFLMAVVMTVGACPIKAKAAQPVAVSRLKDSVGTVVYLLKEVFKDRYEKTEEEIKELVREKGYDYSLSMDSFYDQPSPYKDADYIRYLSAYMSCKKYAQENNKAALLLCEIPFLTYEVKEQSVKEYVPTKIPLYLASDQILDEFILAGDQYILEPTEVDVYEQQQNGHFKTTGEKELITPETKDVSYIDVTLNVISPDDIFEVMGIDKELVEDDYERRSDMIRRVISNQNIAQTVFINLPTVPMASSEVLAEYASYIEGAEGIRKTIIQTALSLVGRVPYEWGGKASHPGYDTLWWSYNEENGLQHGLDCSGFVQWTYMTSGFPSDIYGKLHSTKAILSSSLKRVSKEKPKAGRRRGNEQAWNKPYRNLHRRWTVVSLFI; encoded by the coding sequence ATGCATAAAAGGATAATTGCATTTTTGATGGCTGTGGTAATGACTGTAGGGGCATGCCCCATAAAAGCTAAAGCCGCGCAGCCGGTAGCAGTAAGTAGATTAAAAGATTCAGTTGGAACTGTTGTATACCTCCTTAAGGAAGTCTTTAAGGACAGATATGAAAAGACAGAGGAGGAAATAAAGGAGCTGGTCAGGGAAAAAGGCTATGACTATTCGCTTTCCATGGATTCGTTCTATGATCAGCCAAGTCCATACAAGGACGCAGATTATATCAGGTATCTCTCAGCTTATATGAGCTGCAAGAAATACGCACAGGAGAACAATAAGGCTGCACTACTACTTTGTGAGATTCCTTTCCTAACATACGAAGTAAAAGAGCAGTCAGTCAAGGAGTATGTTCCGACAAAGATTCCCCTATACCTAGCGTCGGATCAGATCCTTGACGAGTTCATCCTTGCTGGAGATCAGTACATCCTGGAGCCTACAGAAGTGGATGTATATGAGCAGCAGCAAAACGGACACTTCAAGACAACAGGGGAAAAGGAACTAATAACTCCGGAAACAAAGGATGTTTCCTATATTGATGTAACGCTCAACGTGATAAGCCCTGATGACATCTTTGAGGTAATGGGGATAGATAAAGAGCTGGTTGAAGATGACTATGAAAGGCGATCTGACATGATAAGGCGCGTCATTTCAAACCAGAATATTGCACAGACCGTGTTCATAAACCTTCCAACAGTCCCCATGGCATCAAGCGAAGTACTTGCTGAGTATGCTTCCTATATAGAAGGGGCAGAGGGCATAAGAAAGACCATCATCCAGACAGCGCTTTCTCTTGTAGGAAGAGTTCCTTATGAATGGGGAGGAAAGGCTTCCCACCCTGGATATGACACTTTGTGGTGGTCCTATAACGAAGAAAATGGACTCCAGCACGGCCTTGACTGCTCGGGATTTGTGCAGTGGACATACATGACATCAGGCTTTCCAAGTGACATATACGGTAAGCTCCACTCAACAAAGGCAATCCTATCAAGCAGCTTAAAAAGAGTAAGTAAGGAAAAACCTAAAGCCGGGAGACGTCGGGGTAACGAACAGGCTTGGAACAAACCATACAGGAATCTACATAGGAGATGGACTGTGGTGTCACTGTTCATCTGA
- a CDS encoding cell wall hydrolase gives MYYSPSDGVETIDESIIRAYAEGDVNYGNYANSYNITNNIDTQKSLYYTYNYNSEEEMLLAKLITLRARGEGMNCWIAIGEVMRNRVVSDMFPDSLYDVIYQNAGKAELAEIEPPEEIVNVAKMVLSGKLSVLANEKAVFFLDIRDMEETDESSEEETDEETVSEEEKEEEHSWESYPWFTTINGYVFYSL, from the coding sequence GTGTATTACAGCCCATCTGACGGAGTAGAAACAATTGATGAATCCATCATCAGAGCTTATGCAGAAGGGGACGTCAATTATGGCAACTATGCAAATAGTTATAATATAACGAATAATATTGACACACAAAAATCGTTATACTATACTTATAACTATAATTCAGAAGAAGAGATGCTGCTTGCAAAGCTCATTACGCTAAGAGCCAGAGGCGAAGGCATGAATTGCTGGATCGCGATCGGCGAAGTAATGAGAAACAGAGTTGTTTCGGATATGTTTCCTGATTCACTCTACGATGTCATCTACCAGAATGCAGGCAAAGCGGAACTTGCCGAGATAGAACCACCAGAGGAGATAGTAAATGTCGCAAAAATGGTCCTTTCCGGAAAGCTCTCAGTCCTTGCAAATGAAAAAGCAGTATTTTTCTTAGACATAAGGGATATGGAAGAAACAGATGAATCTTCTGAGGAAGAGACGGATGAAGAGACCGTATCTGAGGAAGAAAAAGAGGAAGAACATTCCTGGGAAAGTTATCCCTGGTTCACTACCATAAACGGCTATGTGTTCTATTCACTGTAA
- a CDS encoding S1 RNA-binding domain-containing protein translates to MAKLDLQADSVEELTKGINPPKKLKAVVAAPKEDAKEKEEPKEEAKKEQGTLNESAPVKRGPGRPKKRKIDQMSEADAIRLHVQRNTYAVQKASEEAKKDVYASEHIFVEDGDEAMVETDATHRKEEWLELVASATEDRILKGTITSITEIPSAKDEDDPDYIPDFMAKVRFKTGQFTVNIPSYVLYYYHYERMNRAMAMDIQKNMMRRLGAEIDFVVRYVDEKTGTVYGDRLSALGMRGVKNYTSINGRRPNIQVGELVQAKIIAVAREYITVDAAGAEIRIPIEEISWLYVADARDFDGVKTAECYKVGGRVNVKILSVATERVKVANSYYTLVKATGSIKQAKPNPRLRYFSEFNPGDLYAGVITGITESGVFVNLDNKMDCVCKHPSSGRRMPIMGESVIVKINSKDEEKKFIYGSLK, encoded by the coding sequence ATGGCAAAGCTAGATTTACAGGCTGATTCAGTTGAAGAGCTTACAAAGGGCATCAACCCTCCTAAAAAGCTTAAAGCTGTAGTTGCAGCTCCTAAGGAGGATGCAAAGGAAAAAGAAGAGCCTAAGGAAGAAGCAAAAAAGGAGCAGGGAACTTTGAATGAAAGCGCACCTGTAAAGAGAGGACCTGGAAGACCAAAGAAAAGAAAGATCGATCAGATGTCTGAAGCTGATGCCATAAGACTCCACGTACAGAGAAACACATACGCTGTGCAGAAGGCATCAGAGGAAGCAAAGAAGGATGTATATGCATCTGAACACATCTTTGTTGAAGATGGCGATGAGGCCATGGTCGAGACAGATGCCACACACAGAAAAGAAGAGTGGCTTGAGCTTGTTGCTTCCGCAACAGAGGACAGGATCCTTAAGGGAACGATAACTTCTATTACAGAGATCCCTTCAGCAAAGGATGAAGATGATCCTGATTACATCCCTGACTTCATGGCAAAAGTAAGATTCAAGACCGGACAGTTCACCGTGAACATCCCTTCATACGTTCTTTACTATTACCACTACGAGAGAATGAACAGGGCAATGGCCATGGACATCCAAAAGAACATGATGAGACGTCTTGGTGCTGAGATCGATTTCGTAGTCAGATATGTTGATGAAAAGACAGGTACTGTTTACGGCGACAGACTTTCAGCTCTTGGTATGAGAGGTGTAAAGAACTACACATCAATAAATGGAAGAAGACCTAACATCCAGGTTGGAGAACTTGTTCAGGCCAAGATCATCGCTGTAGCAAGAGAGTACATTACAGTAGATGCTGCAGGAGCTGAGATAAGGATTCCTATCGAAGAGATCAGCTGGCTCTATGTTGCAGATGCAAGAGACTTTGATGGTGTCAAGACAGCAGAGTGCTACAAGGTAGGCGGAAGGGTAAATGTAAAGATCCTTTCAGTAGCAACAGAAAGAGTAAAGGTTGCAAACTCCTATTACACACTTGTAAAGGCAACCGGCTCTATCAAGCAGGCTAAGCCAAACCCAAGACTTAGATACTTCTCAGAATTCAATCCTGGAGACCTGTACGCAGGTGTTATTACAGGAATCACAGAAAGCGGCGTCTTTGTAAATCTTGATAACAAGATGGACTGTGTATGTAAGCATCCATCATCCGGAAGAAGAATGCCAATCATGGGTGAGTCAGTAATTGTAAAGATTAATTCCAAGGATGAAGAAAAGAAGTTCATCTACGGAAGCTTAAAGTGA
- a CDS encoding SAF domain-containing protein, whose translation MRKNKFKLIISILVAVLIILAGCIAIIYVGKKTLDEKKAQIDELQYEIDANKLVVYVAKNDISAGETLVDGENIMKQEIFTGLESEYYLSDSEVGGIAVLDIKALEPIMADMVTSLQIQQDTREYEIAVANLMTDQDEYDYVDVRIMFPTGEDYTVLTKKPVHNLILDNCVFYSYLNEDEILRMASATIDAYTVTGTYIYTTRYVEPNLQTEATPNYVVRPEVIDLINSDPNILSIAKETLNLEARISLEQRLLGLSEDALKAVQEGHEIADTAKTSVQLGVQYSADSEENEELAEEGTEEAATESSSEETSGN comes from the coding sequence ATGAGAAAAAATAAGTTCAAGCTGATAATCAGTATCCTTGTGGCAGTTCTCATCATTCTTGCCGGATGTATCGCAATCATCTATGTAGGTAAGAAAACACTTGATGAAAAGAAGGCTCAGATCGATGAGCTGCAGTATGAGATCGATGCCAACAAGCTGGTAGTATATGTTGCCAAGAATGACATCTCCGCAGGAGAAACACTTGTAGATGGTGAGAACATCATGAAGCAGGAAATCTTTACAGGACTTGAGTCCGAGTATTACCTCTCTGATTCAGAAGTTGGTGGAATCGCAGTCCTTGATATCAAGGCACTTGAGCCTATCATGGCTGACATGGTCACGTCACTTCAGATCCAGCAGGACACAAGAGAGTATGAGATTGCAGTAGCAAATCTTATGACAGACCAGGATGAGTACGACTACGTTGATGTCAGGATCATGTTCCCAACAGGTGAGGATTACACAGTACTCACAAAGAAGCCTGTTCATAACCTTATCCTTGATAACTGCGTATTTTACTCATATTTAAATGAGGATGAGATTCTTCGAATGGCATCAGCAACAATCGATGCATATACAGTAACTGGAACATACATCTATACAACAAGATATGTTGAGCCAAACCTTCAGACAGAGGCTACACCAAACTATGTTGTAAGACCTGAAGTAATAGACCTTATCAATTCAGATCCTAACATCCTTAGCATCGCAAAAGAGACTCTTAACCTTGAGGCAAGAATCAGCCTTGAGCAGAGACTTCTTGGTCTTTCAGAGGATGCATTAAAGGCAGTACAGGAAGGCCATGAGATCGCAGATACAGCAAAGACAAGTGTACAGCTCGGCGTACAGTACTCGGCAGACAGTGAAGAAAATGAAGAGCTTGCAGAAGAAGGAACAGAAGAGGCTGCTACAGAGAGTTCTTCAGAAGAGACTTCAGGCAACTGA
- a CDS encoding P-loop NTPase family protein gives MQTLNFILILVIGLALIAFLFWYFTKLSKSEEQLDFENPYTIKHITAQVAEEFSSALKVNLKEQNLTRKELEARESAKQELRISLKESAYGNPIAKKYIKNFIKDIIRGKAINVTEDTVNNVIAFDNPIRLTPRDKFEIMLYFYMKEYKKDGLIQLIEDYEWLKPKVDEDGDYLYEVTNEEIEEAYKDFIVTIESIDYEDKLEIISQRVFSEYKGFGAADILFDNAIDEVDGGTSGIPFTGYSQQAEDAPYSYECVWIKVHGIDLKLKFLSLESQDELVRICSNVYKHNAPYALSRRNPKVVSTMMDNSRVVVARPPASDSWEFFVRKFDSVGSLVPGKLLADENSIVPITFMKYFIKGYLNIIISGMQAAGKTTTLKSFIRFVPKSENIRIQELAFESNLRQAYPDRNISTLQETDNFTAQEGLDLEKKMNGSYFVFAEVATAEGASWLVQTAQVGNKATIGTHHGKTLRDLIISMRNNLLDAHSGAGFQSERAAEEMVARALNIDFHMESVGGHRFCSRITEIIPIEDTRYPSELPENKDLPLEEKLKLDTLESFRRKTDREVYTSRDLVVFENGRYVFKSMPTEATMQKIRANLKSDEQRALFEAEFNELKKYA, from the coding sequence ATGCAGACGCTGAATTTTATTCTTATCCTGGTGATCGGACTTGCGCTTATAGCGTTTTTGTTCTGGTACTTCACCAAGTTATCAAAATCAGAAGAGCAGCTGGACTTTGAAAATCCATACACCATAAAGCACATCACTGCACAGGTAGCAGAAGAGTTCTCCAGTGCCTTGAAGGTTAACCTTAAGGAGCAGAACCTTACAAGAAAAGAGCTTGAAGCAAGAGAATCAGCAAAGCAGGAGCTCCGTATCTCCCTTAAGGAATCTGCTTATGGAAACCCCATAGCAAAGAAGTATATCAAGAACTTCATCAAGGATATCATCCGAGGCAAGGCTATCAACGTCACAGAAGATACTGTAAATAACGTCATTGCCTTTGATAATCCTATAAGACTTACTCCAAGAGATAAGTTTGAGATCATGCTTTATTTCTACATGAAGGAATACAAAAAGGATGGTCTTATACAGCTCATCGAGGACTATGAGTGGTTAAAGCCAAAGGTTGATGAAGATGGTGATTATCTCTACGAAGTAACAAATGAAGAGATTGAAGAAGCCTATAAGGACTTCATCGTTACAATCGAGAGCATCGACTATGAGGATAAGCTTGAGATCATTTCCCAGAGAGTATTCTCTGAGTACAAGGGATTTGGAGCAGCCGACATCCTCTTTGATAACGCTATCGATGAAGTTGACGGTGGTACATCAGGAATACCATTTACAGGATATTCCCAGCAGGCAGAAGATGCACCTTATTCATATGAGTGCGTCTGGATAAAGGTTCATGGTATTGATCTTAAGCTTAAGTTTTTAAGCCTTGAATCACAGGACGAACTTGTAAGAATCTGTTCAAACGTATATAAGCACAATGCACCATACGCACTTTCAAGAAGAAATCCTAAGGTAGTATCTACCATGATGGATAACTCCCGTGTGGTTGTAGCAAGACCACCGGCATCAGATTCATGGGAGTTCTTTGTTCGTAAGTTTGACTCTGTAGGATCTCTTGTTCCAGGAAAACTCCTTGCAGATGAGAACAGCATTGTACCTATTACATTCATGAAGTATTTCATAAAGGGTTATCTGAACATCATCATCTCCGGTATGCAGGCTGCAGGTAAGACAACTACCTTAAAGTCATTTATCAGATTTGTTCCAAAGTCTGAAAATATAAGGATCCAGGAGCTCGCCTTCGAATCAAACCTTCGTCAGGCTTACCCTGACAGAAACATCTCAACCTTGCAGGAGACAGATAACTTTACAGCACAGGAAGGACTTGACCTTGAAAAGAAGATGAACGGTTCATACTTCGTATTTGCCGAAGTTGCGACCGCAGAAGGAGCATCATGGCTGGTTCAGACAGCTCAGGTAGGTAATAAGGCTACGATCGGAACTCACCATGGTAAGACACTTCGTGATCTTATCATCTCTATGAGAAATAACCTTCTTGATGCACATTCAGGTGCCGGATTCCAGTCAGAAAGAGCGGCTGAGGAGATGGTTGCCAGAGCGCTCAACATCGATTTCCATATGGAATCAGTTGGAGGTCACAGATTCTGTAGCAGAATTACAGAGATCATTCCTATCGAGGATACAAGATATCCTTCAGAACTTCCTGAGAATAAGGACCTTCCTCTGGAAGAGAAATTAAAGCTTGATACACTTGAGAGCTTTAGAAGAAAGACTGACAGAGAAGTATATACATCAAGAGACCTTGTTGTATTTGAAAATGGCAGATATGTATTTAAGAGCATGCCTACAGAAGCAACCATGCAGAAGATCAGGGCAAATCTTAAATCAGATGAACAGAGAGCACTGTTTGAAGCCGAGTTTAATGAGCTTAAAAAGTATGCATGA